One region of Parambassis ranga chromosome 12, fParRan2.1, whole genome shotgun sequence genomic DNA includes:
- the taf1c gene encoding TATA box-binding protein-associated factor RNA polymerase I subunit C: protein MDYQFPQQLFPSFYNCGPPNSVLKHCAGNWGSYDGVRPQCDLDSSSSWTFTPRHRTRGEIWRHTEPAPVPLLSPRDNPSLWPLEPPDPLKFTEHMENFFTDYCHDAFGCMGDILGENFNFKHGNKARHPKDSVNMSKMIKYLDLLKFKTCPVAHYSRPLHQYRAMLSDVVHDIPPQLLGSLLHEELAEQRERLLFCESNTGGALAFVPFSEPSSEASQQGCLLYPGKQGLHCLNFHKVDLQYHREGPSFLDASSSTPFSFQLKGPIRQIGYSSLFNECCVAVRSHYFCGVWRFSETNEPRLLQVVNTKELATCISVSPHVLGEVLVASESGAAHLWTVGKGMQKVRAEDGNLYFNAKSSWTWCEFSAHPRVMLYADRTGVELTDIRVSPASGHTLFRISSSSDCRRGERLILAKYLGDSHAFHHLITTQYSAYIMDERFPCVPMLKWDHMMQYPPAFCHVVPGFAYGTAGETRTTKVLLGSQCAQEITMLQYSGGRAEACVSLDAPQALLRPKDSLIHLPVQIAHRHETATNRLSSPAAGLSCIQKKAGGGSGAGECLCILQLTEAGDIFYQILEPEQPDSDASGLPAAAGETQPQRMVKEAATSGRKISNSQLVVTSSDEDIVGPTQCVHRVVAETPERKQEEQDTDYYSEDSESGSRIRNLKRLHLQVVVNEDPELDQESRPDVGVTEHEGDNADEHRIEGEIGSGTSSLNPGQQQTPAKLSNNALVTWKHWLQKLMRKSRQKKSRPHHPQLFSISTKGLLQLSSKKGNSSEKTRVEKLRQHLKSCMSARSLLVHSTVSDTLGAAKVVPFPNPVDTDAWTDPLSQRLTLSWQGEEAWRAWWEDELGLNKESKAQALRRKRRKEKDARRAAGNRLELSGSFTSSISSQSELSDFSDLSGWSSAASQASWSDVEDRGVLSQLARDLKRGTATPSTIQSDTPVSTPAATPQYKPHEPETPSTSHTLSVSQSTPIRQRRDKSQAEDYLNSLFAPQVDQSQNDFLEMDSTMHAPPSSSNVASFSQLRSSQSAPRSSIRVGSSRDVFVSESPSQSQSFSQSSQGRQGLSQSSQPRKKKSRMGF, encoded by the exons ATGGATTATCAGTTCCCACAGCAGCTTTTCCCGTCTTTTTACAACTGCGGGCCTCCTAACTCTGTTCTGAAACACTGCGCAGGAAACTGGGGCAGCTACGATGGAGTCAGACCTCAG tgtGACTTGGATTCTAGCTCCAGCTGGACATTCACACCCAGGCATCGGACCAGAGGGGAGATATGGCGTCACACAGAGCCTGCGCCAGTACCCCTCCTGTCCCCCAGAGACAACC CTTCCCTGTGGCCTTTGGAGCCTCCAGATCCACTGAAGTTCACAGAACAT atGGAGAACTTCTTCACAGATTACTGCCACGACGCCTTCGGGTGCATGGGAGATATTCTGGGCGAAAACTTTAACTTCAAACATGGAAATAAAGCG AGACATCCCAAGGATTCAGTCAACATGTCTAAGATGATTAAGTACCTTGACTTGCTGAAGTTTAAAAC ATGTCCGGTGGCCCATTACAGCAGGCCATTGCACCAATACAGGGCCATGCTGTCAGACGTTGTGCATGACATCCCACCTCAGCTGCTGGGCTCTCTGCTGCATGAGGAGCTGGCGGAGCAGAGGGAACGCCTGCTGTTCTGTGAAAGTAACACAGGTGGAGCTCTAGCATTCGTCCCCTTTTCGGAGCCCAGCAGCGAGGCTTCTCAGCAGGGCTGCCTCCTCTATCCTGGAAAGCAGGGGCTGCACTGTCTCA ACTTCCACAAAGTGGATCTGCAGTACCACAGAGAGGGTCCTTCCTTTCTGGacgccagcagcagcactccTTTCAGCTTCCAGCTCAAAGGTCCCATCAGACAGATCGGATACAGCTCCCTCTTCAATGAAT GTTGTGTCGCTGTGCGGTCTCACTACTTTTGTGGAGTTTGGAGGTTCAGTGAAACAAATGAGCCACGCTTGCTGCAGGTGGTGAACACCAAAGAGCTTGCGACCTGCATCAGTGTCAG TCCTCATGTTCTAGGTGAAGTTCTCGTAGCGAGTGAGAGCGGAGCGGCACACCTGTGGACTGTGGGCAAAGG GATGCAGAAGGTTCGGGCGGAGGACGGCAACCTTTACTTCAACGCCAAGTCGTCATGGACATGGTGTGAATTCTCTGCTCACCCAAGGGTGATGCTGTATGCAGACAGGACAGGTGTGGAGCTCACAGATATCAGG GTCAGTCCGGCCAGCGGTCACACACTGTTTCGTATCAGCAGCTCCTCGGATTGTCGACGCGGCGAGAGACTTATCCTGGCGAAGTATCTGGGAGACAGCCACGCTTTCCATCACCTCATCACCACACAG TACTCCGCCTACATCATGGACGAGCGTTTTCCATGTGTGCCCATGCTGAAGTGGGATCACATGATGCAGTACCCGCCTGCGTTTTGTCATGTTGTTCCCGGGTTCGCTTACGGCACAGCGGGTGAAACGAGGACCACTAAGGTCCTGCTGGGCTCCCAGTGTGCTCAAGAGATCACCATGCTACAGTACTCAG gaggcagagcagaggcCTGTGTCAGTTTAGATGCTCCTCAGGCTCTGCTCAGACCCAAAGACAGTCTGATACACCTTCCTGTCCAGATCGCTCACCGCCATGAGACCGCAACCAACAGGCTGTCTTCACCTGCAGCAG GTCTGTCTTGTATACAGAAGAAAGCAGGAGGAGGCTCTGGAGCTGGGGAGTGTCTGTGCATCCTACAGCTTACAGAAGCAGGAGATATTTTCTATCAGATCCTTGAACCCGAGCAGCCGGATTCCGATGCGTCTGGACTTCCAGCAGCAGCGGGTGAAACCCAGCCCCAACGCATGGTCAAAGAAGCTGCAACATCGGGGAGAAAGATATCCAATTCTCAGCTGGTTGTCACGTCCAGCGATGAGGACATTGTAGGGCCAACTCAGTGTGTTCACAGGGTTGTAGCCGAAAcaccagaaagaaaacaagaagagcAGGACACAGACTATTACTCAGAGGATTCAGAGTCTGGGAGCAGAATTCGAAACCTGAAGCGGCTGCatctccaggttgttgtcaatGAAGATCCAGAGCTGGATCAAGAGAGCAGACCGGATGTGGGTGTGACAGAACATGAAGGAGATAATGCTGATGAACATAGAATAGAAGGGGAAATTGGCAGCGGCACATCCAGCCTCAATCCTGGCCAGCAGCAAACTCCAGCGAAGCTCAGCAACAACGCACTTGTCACATGGAAACATTGGCTTCAGAAACTAATGCGTAAAAGTAGGCAAAAAAAGTCACGTCCGCACCACCCGCAGCTCTTTTCAATAAGTACAAAAGGTCTGCTTCAGCTGTCCAGCAAAAAAGGAAACTCCTCAGAAAAGACGCGTGTAGAAAAGCTGAGGCAACATCTGAAGTCATGCATGTCGGCACGCTCTCTGCTGGTACACAGCACCGTCTCGGACACTCTTGGGGCTGCAAAGGTGGTACCCTTTCCAAACCCGGTGGATACAGACGCCTGGACAGATCCACTCAGCCAACGACTGACCCTTTCCTGGCAGGGGGAGGAGGCGTGGCGAGCATGGTGGGAAGATGAGTTAGGTTTGAACAAAGAGTCAAAGGCACAGgctctgaggaggaagaggagaaaggaaaaagacGCAAGGAGAGCAGCTGGCAACCGATTAGAGCTGTCTGGGagcttcacctcctccatcagctcccaGTCTGAGCTGAGTGATTTCTCGGATTTATCAGGCTGGTCCTCTGCGGCAAGCCAGGCGTCATGGTCAGACGTAGAAGATAGAGGCGTGCTGTCTCAGTTGGCACGTGACCTAAAACGTGGGACAGCAACACCTTCCACCATTCAAAGTGACACGCCAGTTTCCACCCCAGCTGCCACACCTCAATATAAGCCACATGAGCCGGAGACTCCCAGCACGTCCCATACCTTGTCTGTGTCCCAGTCCACACCGATCCGTCAGAGGAGGGACAAAAGCCAGGCAGAGGACTACCTCAACTCTCTATTTGCACCTCAG GTGGACCAATCACAAAATGATTTCCTGGAGATGGACAGCACCATGCACGCTCCACCTTCATCTTCAAATGTGGCCTCTTTTTCGCAGCTCCGCAGCTCCCAGTCTGCCCCTCGGAGTAGCATCAGGGTGGGCTCATCCAGGGATGTCTTCGTCTCAGAGAGTCCCTCCCAGTCTCAATCCTTCTCCCAGAGTTCACAGGGGAGACAGGGTCTGTCACAGTCATCACAACCAAGAAAGAAGAAATCTCGAATGGGATTTTGA